Proteins from a single region of Longimicrobiales bacterium:
- a CDS encoding peptidylprolyl isomerase has protein sequence MMRQMREATKPIMLLAAIAFVGLMVFEWGMDASGQSGGGLGAIGSVNGDPVMYDSYMAAYRQIYDQAQRSQEELISTQQNSDIEDAAFNEVVNQLLILQELDRRGIAVTSQEISEAAQFQPPDYLRPQFLDEAGNLDLAGYQSFLVSLPPEQLLILETYYRDVIPRGKLLRQVSSGIFASDAELWQEYRDQSEQVEIQYVPMNPANRYADTDFTVTDAEVEAYWDANQEEFEVPARASVNVVVLDKTPTAADTVASTERASAIRQRIVDGEDFTEVATAESSDQATAPAGGDLGVFVKNYMTPPFDSAVFAAPIGQVVGPVQSSFGFHVLEVQDRWAADSAQARHILVNIERTDDSEIELLTMADSLENLGEAMPLNQAAAAAGLTATTMDIAQNFPFIPGAGQVSEGSDWLFEEASPGEVSPVFETSTGFYAIELISSEPEGVLPLTDATVPIRSTLLFDKKMERAATEARDVVSRIRGGGVLGDIAADLELELRTAGPFTRAEFVPGVGRQNAAIGAAFGILPGQVSDAVSTPANAYVIEVLGRVEADSTAWLTQIPIQRQVAVLTRQQVRLQEWIEALRGAADIVDRRDIVLAPLDDDLALQMPLGF, from the coding sequence ATGATGCGTCAAATGCGGGAAGCGACGAAGCCGATCATGCTATTAGCGGCGATCGCATTCGTAGGCCTTATGGTCTTCGAGTGGGGCATGGATGCCTCTGGTCAAAGCGGTGGTGGCCTTGGTGCGATCGGATCTGTGAACGGCGACCCTGTCATGTACGATTCGTACATGGCGGCATATCGTCAGATTTATGATCAGGCTCAGCGATCTCAGGAAGAGCTAATCAGCACCCAACAGAACTCCGACATCGAAGATGCGGCGTTCAACGAGGTGGTGAACCAGTTGCTCATTCTGCAGGAGCTAGACCGTCGCGGCATTGCGGTCACTAGCCAGGAAATAAGTGAGGCCGCGCAGTTTCAGCCGCCGGACTACCTGCGTCCGCAGTTTCTTGATGAGGCCGGGAACCTGGATCTCGCAGGTTATCAGTCCTTCCTCGTCTCGCTTCCGCCCGAGCAGCTCCTGATTCTGGAGACTTACTACCGAGACGTGATTCCACGAGGCAAGCTCCTTCGACAGGTCTCCTCCGGGATCTTCGCCTCGGACGCGGAGCTCTGGCAGGAATACAGAGATCAAAGCGAGCAAGTCGAGATTCAGTACGTCCCCATGAATCCCGCGAATCGATACGCCGACACCGACTTCACGGTCACGGATGCCGAAGTCGAGGCATACTGGGATGCAAATCAGGAAGAATTTGAGGTGCCCGCACGCGCCAGCGTGAATGTCGTCGTGCTCGACAAAACGCCGACGGCCGCAGACACAGTGGCGTCGACTGAGAGGGCATCCGCGATCCGTCAGCGGATCGTGGACGGTGAGGACTTCACCGAGGTCGCGACTGCTGAATCTTCGGACCAGGCGACCGCTCCTGCCGGAGGAGACCTCGGTGTCTTCGTGAAAAACTACATGACGCCGCCATTCGACTCTGCCGTATTTGCCGCCCCAATCGGTCAGGTGGTTGGTCCGGTTCAGTCGTCGTTCGGCTTCCACGTCCTTGAGGTTCAGGACCGCTGGGCAGCTGACAGCGCACAGGCGCGGCACATCCTCGTCAACATCGAGCGAACCGACGACAGTGAGATCGAACTGCTCACGATGGCCGACTCGCTAGAGAATCTTGGCGAAGCCATGCCGCTCAATCAGGCGGCCGCTGCGGCAGGCCTGACAGCCACGACAATGGATATTGCACAGAACTTTCCCTTCATTCCGGGGGCCGGCCAGGTCAGCGAAGGGTCCGACTGGCTTTTCGAAGAAGCGTCCCCGGGAGAGGTAAGTCCGGTGTTCGAGACCTCGACGGGCTTCTACGCGATCGAGCTGATCAGTTCAGAGCCAGAGGGAGTTCTTCCGCTTACTGACGCAACCGTTCCGATTCGCTCCACGCTTCTCTTCGACAAAAAGATGGAGCGAGCCGCAACGGAGGCTCGGGACGTCGTCTCGCGCATTCGTGGCGGTGGAGTCCTCGGCGACATCGCAGCAGATCTTGAGCTGGAGTTGCGTACGGCCGGGCCTTTCACTCGGGCTGAGTTCGTGCCCGGTGTGGGGCGCCAGAATGCGGCGATCGGGGCAGCGTTTGGAATTCTGCCTGGCCAAGTGAGTGACGCGGTTTCCACGCCCGCAAATGCGTACGTAATTGAGGTACTGGGGCGCGTCGAGGCGGATTCAACGGCCTGGCTCACCCAGATTCCTATACAGCGGCAGGTGGCCGTGCTAACACGCCAGCAGGTCCGGCTACAGGAGTGGATCGAGGCCTTGCGGGGTGCGGCCGACATCGTCGACCGACGTGACATCGTCCTCGCACCCTTAGATGACGACCTGGCGCTCCAGATGCCCTTGGGCTTCTAG
- a CDS encoding twin-arginine translocase TatA/TatE family subunit, translated as MGEMILAFMVVLLLFGAKRLPEIGSSLGKGIREFKSSVSEIQDELKVPNDQQRIHHSSPPPEPVVANAEEDGEPRKLSDSVPTES; from the coding sequence ATGGGTGAGATGATCCTTGCATTTATGGTTGTGCTTCTCTTGTTCGGCGCGAAGCGCCTGCCGGAAATTGGTTCGTCTCTTGGTAAAGGGATCCGGGAGTTCAAGAGCTCCGTGAGTGAAATCCAAGACGAACTGAAAGTCCCGAACGATCAGCAGCGGATTCATCATTCCAGCCCGCCGCCAGAGCCTGTGGTTGCGAACGCGGAAGAAGACGGTGAGCCACGGAAGCTGAGCGATAGCGTTCCGACGGAGAGCTGA
- a CDS encoding polyprenyl synthetase family protein, whose translation MSQAAKVVPPQLSAIQAPVREPLERVGDEIRRIVLSDFDHIEEVNEHLLFMRGKLFRPMLLLLASRVAQRNHDETLTLAAVVELVHLATLVHDDAVDHSALRRGLPTVNALWTHQVAVIMGDYLYSRGVSELARIGNLGALAVLANAANEMSVGEMHQLTSYDALDFTEDDYYRLIAAKTASLMSAACEMGAIAGAPEYQEALARYGHNLGMAFQIADDLLDYTGTEAVTGKPTGQDLRERKVTLPLIDTMSRVNEVQDAEIRSFFTRIDPTDDEIARIVAIVVSKGGLEYAREAAARYADLAREALSEIPDSDATTALRDAVTYAVDRIR comes from the coding sequence ATGAGTCAGGCCGCGAAGGTCGTACCGCCTCAGCTGTCCGCCATCCAGGCCCCTGTACGGGAGCCACTGGAGCGGGTAGGGGATGAGATCCGCCGGATTGTCCTCTCCGACTTTGATCATATCGAGGAAGTGAACGAACACCTTCTGTTCATGCGTGGGAAGCTGTTCCGGCCGATGCTTCTGCTGCTGGCGAGTCGTGTCGCGCAGCGAAACCATGACGAGACTCTTACGCTTGCGGCTGTGGTCGAGTTGGTGCATCTGGCGACGCTCGTCCACGATGACGCTGTTGACCATTCTGCACTGCGACGAGGGCTCCCTACGGTAAACGCACTGTGGACCCATCAGGTCGCGGTCATCATGGGTGACTACCTCTATTCGAGGGGTGTCTCTGAGCTCGCACGAATCGGCAATCTTGGAGCACTCGCGGTGTTGGCCAACGCGGCAAATGAGATGTCGGTCGGTGAGATGCATCAGTTGACGTCATATGATGCACTCGACTTCACTGAGGACGACTACTACCGCCTCATCGCAGCCAAGACCGCTTCATTGATGTCTGCGGCCTGCGAGATGGGCGCGATCGCCGGGGCGCCGGAGTATCAAGAGGCCTTGGCTCGGTACGGGCACAACCTGGGAATGGCCTTCCAGATCGCCGATGACTTGCTTGACTACACGGGCACAGAGGCTGTGACAGGGAAGCCCACGGGCCAGGATCTGCGTGAGCGGAAAGTGACCCTCCCTCTGATCGACACAATGAGTCGCGTCAATGAGGTCCAAGACGCTGAGATTCGGTCGTTTTTTACACGCATTGATCCGACGGATGACGAGATCGCTCGGATTGTCGCGATCGTCGTTTCCAAGGGCGGACTCGAATATGCCCGCGAGGCAGCGGCCCGATACGCGGACTTGGCGAGAGAGGCCCTCTCGGAGATACCGGATAGCGACGCGACCACCGCGCTTCGAGATGCCGTGACGTATGCAGTGGATCGGATCCGTTGA
- the ftcD gene encoding glutamate formimidoyltransferase, whose amino-acid sequence MTQVLEAIPNFSEGRDVAKIEQLVARISAFDVEVLDWSSDPDHHRSVVTFIGAPGDVESASVEAAHFACTHFDLRRHKGVHPRVGALDVLPFVPVHGLTMKDAVVSAHRVGSAIARLGVPVFFYGQAAKPVGRGLAQLRRGGVEALADGWPEDRTPDVPVGAKRPHPSAGVTCVGARPVLLAWNVFVTGVELAEVRRIAGVIRERDGGFAGLRALGLRLAGQDRMQISMNLEDPDRTAPLDVFDKIDAELRAAGGQVVETEVIGMIPDTLVLPNSSGKLQLPYLGPARVLSHRVANYVMAHADGRTETSEIAE is encoded by the coding sequence ATGACACAAGTACTGGAAGCGATTCCGAATTTCTCTGAGGGCCGCGACGTCGCGAAGATCGAGCAGCTAGTCGCCCGTATTTCCGCTTTCGATGTGGAGGTCCTGGATTGGTCATCCGACCCTGATCACCATAGATCAGTCGTCACCTTCATCGGTGCGCCAGGTGATGTCGAGTCGGCTTCCGTCGAGGCCGCCCACTTTGCCTGCACGCACTTCGATCTCAGGCGCCACAAAGGGGTGCACCCGAGGGTGGGCGCGCTTGACGTCCTTCCCTTTGTCCCGGTGCATGGACTGACCATGAAGGACGCGGTGGTGTCGGCCCATCGCGTCGGGTCGGCGATCGCACGATTGGGTGTACCGGTATTCTTCTATGGGCAGGCGGCGAAGCCAGTGGGCCGAGGCCTGGCCCAGCTCAGGCGAGGTGGAGTTGAGGCGCTGGCAGATGGATGGCCTGAAGACCGGACACCGGACGTGCCCGTGGGGGCAAAGAGGCCGCACCCAAGCGCCGGTGTCACATGCGTGGGGGCTCGTCCGGTCCTGCTGGCCTGGAACGTCTTCGTGACGGGTGTCGAACTGGCAGAGGTCCGGCGCATCGCCGGCGTCATACGGGAGCGCGACGGTGGCTTCGCTGGCCTCCGGGCGCTGGGGCTCCGCCTGGCGGGTCAGGACCGAATGCAGATCTCCATGAACTTGGAGGACCCCGATCGGACGGCACCACTGGACGTTTTCGACAAGATCGACGCCGAGTTGAGGGCCGCAGGTGGGCAAGTCGTTGAGACGGAAGTGATTGGAATGATACCGGATACCCTTGTGCTTCCGAATTCGTCGGGCAAATTACAGCTTCCTTACCTGGGGCCGGCCCGGGTTCTTTCCCACCGTGTAGCCAATTATGTCATGGCTCATGCGGATGGACGCACGGAGACCTCGGAAATCGCCGAATGA
- a CDS encoding putative LPS assembly protein LptD — translation MIRGAVCLKRLLTTLFLLAGLPGSSSGLAAQAVLDTVSVDTLAVQQETQDTLAVPADSARLAILERLERLDRLPGADSLLYIQDSTRMAEAASGNRSGGPGMDSVATALMAMPGYSLTEYEAESADFEAQERILILTAPDAGRARVIQEGLLIEADTSITFDESTGSMRTVGQATFTPPDGDPVDAANMIYDLSQGRGTAVGATTSWNQEGTNWRVTGDMPFAAQDSTFMVHAEFTSCDIEDAHYHFRTDEIKIVAGNVLVARGVKLYFADVPVAWLPFMAQSLSRGRSSGILTPRFSVNDILSTSSGYRRRVSNIGFYWAASEYFDTLAAMDWFSETFFSLTGSLRYNFRRQFLQGDLAVRRYWNQDGSTELGVDTRHSWEIDERTQLRVSGRFISNNDFVRENSFNPQEVTQSIDSEAGINRRFGWGSLSMSANRKQFLSDDRTEWLLPSANLSLSPITLFRAPSSEASFYNNMTWSGSGGVRRNTVDRMPGDSILTLMNADTEVMASFARSNLSMGSLTFSQSIDLKENQSFGIPEALLILGDSANPADLMVGAPVRDVADATLGWSTGLGYQQQLLGSTTITPRLSMSGRMFRSDQDTLAHNFVAAPSRMAFGAQLKTDVYGFFPGFGSFEAIRHKISPAVDYQWSPASSPSSLQQDVFGARALQPKNRISLSLTQTFEAKRRASDEDIDSLSVVAPAMGLDGLPIVENSLGQAPGPTVERADPTDPTGASNEDGGPTRMQATPSLTLLAWRMSVIQYDFVEADSTGIPLSGFETTRLSNQFSSDYLRGLSISMDHELFVDEFDADNRITSRSFDPHLAGVNLGFSLGSTSSIFRWLSFGGNDDEAPPEEPDNTEPLEFQGATDESSIVPVTGRGDASPINSAQGASGGWNASLSYSLQRPRIPNVSIMSQMVSGTLRIQPTTNWSVSWRTAYDLERGAFNDHSIRLTRDLHRWQANFDFLQTATGNWTFRFEVSLLDNRDLKFDYNQRNLDLGLPTSER, via the coding sequence GTGATCCGAGGTGCAGTCTGCCTCAAGAGGCTGCTCACCACGCTCTTCCTGCTGGCCGGACTGCCGGGTTCCAGTTCGGGACTGGCCGCTCAAGCCGTACTGGACACCGTCTCAGTCGATACTTTGGCTGTCCAACAAGAAACACAGGACACGCTGGCGGTCCCGGCTGATTCAGCGCGACTGGCTATACTGGAGCGACTGGAGCGACTGGACCGTCTGCCGGGGGCGGACAGCCTTCTTTATATCCAGGACTCGACGAGGATGGCGGAAGCCGCTTCCGGGAATCGCTCCGGGGGCCCGGGGATGGATTCCGTCGCGACCGCGCTCATGGCCATGCCCGGTTACTCGCTCACGGAGTACGAGGCTGAGTCGGCCGACTTCGAAGCGCAGGAACGCATTCTGATTCTGACTGCCCCGGATGCAGGCCGGGCGCGGGTCATTCAGGAGGGCCTCCTGATTGAGGCGGACACCTCGATCACCTTCGATGAGTCGACTGGATCGATGCGAACCGTTGGCCAGGCGACCTTCACGCCGCCGGATGGTGACCCGGTCGACGCCGCGAACATGATCTACGATCTGAGCCAGGGCAGGGGCACCGCCGTCGGCGCCACCACGTCCTGGAACCAGGAAGGGACGAACTGGAGGGTCACTGGGGACATGCCATTCGCAGCCCAGGACTCGACGTTCATGGTGCACGCAGAGTTCACGTCCTGTGATATCGAAGACGCGCACTACCACTTCAGGACGGACGAAATCAAGATCGTAGCTGGCAATGTCCTCGTGGCGCGGGGGGTGAAGCTTTATTTTGCGGATGTGCCGGTGGCGTGGCTTCCGTTCATGGCCCAGAGCCTGTCTCGTGGACGTTCTTCGGGCATTCTCACCCCTCGATTCAGCGTCAACGACATCCTCAGCACGTCGAGCGGCTATCGACGACGTGTCAGCAATATCGGATTCTATTGGGCGGCGAGTGAGTATTTCGATACACTCGCCGCAATGGACTGGTTCAGCGAGACCTTCTTCAGTTTGACTGGGTCGCTCAGGTACAACTTTCGACGGCAATTCCTGCAGGGGGACCTGGCCGTCCGGCGCTACTGGAACCAGGACGGCTCCACCGAGCTCGGGGTCGACACGCGCCACTCGTGGGAGATTGACGAGCGCACGCAGCTGCGTGTTTCTGGACGGTTCATCTCTAACAATGATTTCGTGCGGGAGAACTCGTTCAATCCCCAGGAAGTCACCCAGTCGATCGATTCGGAGGCCGGCATCAATCGGAGGTTTGGCTGGGGCAGCTTGTCGATGTCGGCCAATCGAAAGCAATTCCTGTCCGATGACCGGACTGAGTGGCTGCTACCGTCCGCGAACCTGTCGCTGTCTCCCATCACTCTCTTCCGAGCGCCGTCCAGCGAGGCGTCCTTCTACAACAACATGACGTGGTCGGGTTCGGGTGGTGTGCGGCGGAACACCGTGGACCGCATGCCCGGAGACTCAATCCTCACCCTCATGAACGCCGATACCGAGGTCATGGCGAGCTTTGCTCGGAGTAATCTGAGCATGGGTAGCCTTACGTTCTCCCAGTCGATCGATTTGAAAGAGAACCAGTCGTTCGGTATCCCCGAAGCGCTCCTCATTTTGGGTGATTCGGCAAACCCAGCCGACCTCATGGTCGGGGCGCCGGTTCGGGACGTGGCTGATGCCACGCTGGGTTGGTCGACGGGGCTTGGTTACCAGCAGCAGCTCCTTGGGTCGACGACGATTACGCCGAGACTGTCGATGTCGGGCCGCATGTTTCGATCGGACCAGGACACACTCGCCCATAACTTCGTCGCGGCACCTTCCCGCATGGCGTTCGGTGCCCAGCTCAAGACTGATGTTTATGGATTCTTTCCGGGCTTCGGGTCCTTTGAGGCGATCCGGCACAAGATTTCACCGGCTGTCGACTACCAGTGGAGCCCTGCGTCGAGCCCCAGTTCGCTACAGCAGGACGTATTCGGAGCGCGTGCGCTTCAACCGAAGAACAGGATCTCTCTTTCTTTAACACAGACGTTCGAGGCAAAGCGTCGCGCCTCAGACGAGGACATCGACAGCCTGAGCGTCGTGGCACCGGCCATGGGCCTGGATGGACTACCGATCGTCGAAAATTCACTGGGTCAGGCACCGGGGCCAACCGTTGAACGAGCTGATCCGACTGATCCGACTGGTGCGTCAAACGAAGACGGCGGTCCCACTCGGATGCAGGCTACACCTTCCCTGACGCTGCTTGCGTGGCGGATGAGCGTCATCCAATACGACTTCGTGGAAGCAGACTCCACCGGAATTCCATTGTCTGGCTTTGAGACCACGAGACTGTCCAATCAATTCTCGTCCGACTATCTGCGGGGGTTGTCGATTTCGATGGATCACGAGCTCTTCGTAGACGAGTTCGACGCAGATAACCGGATCACAAGCCGGTCGTTCGACCCGCACCTGGCTGGTGTAAATTTGGGTTTTTCGCTGGGATCCACGTCTTCGATTTTCCGCTGGTTGAGCTTTGGTGGAAACGATGACGAGGCTCCTCCGGAAGAGCCGGACAACACGGAGCCCCTCGAGTTTCAGGGTGCTACGGATGAGTCGTCGATCGTACCGGTGACCGGCCGGGGAGATGCATCGCCGATCAACTCCGCGCAGGGCGCGAGTGGCGGATGGAACGCGAGCCTGAGCTACTCGCTGCAAAGGCCACGGATCCCGAATGTGTCGATCATGAGTCAGATGGTCAGCGGGACGTTGCGGATCCAGCCTACTACCAACTGGAGTGTGAGCTGGCGAACGGCCTACGACCTCGAACGAGGTGCGTTCAACGACCACTCGATTCGCCTGACGCGAGATCTGCACCGCTGGCAAGCCAACTTCGACTTTCTCCAGACCGCCACAGGTAACTGGACGTTCCGGTTCGAAGTTTCTTTGCTCGACAACCGTGATCTTAAGTTCGACTACAACCAGAGAAATCTGGACCTCGGACTGCCGACTTCAGAGCGGTAG
- the tatC gene encoding twin-arginine translocase subunit TatC produces MINRNAKGEMPFLDHLEEFRWRILWAMLALISASILSFGLVYYFNVLELLVEPIRDAYDDPNLRLIYLSPADPFFVTLRLAIYGGVILAFPILVYQVWAFLSPALEKDERRAIVPALYLGLLLFIGGVALAYFAALPVTLEFFKAFLTDSIEGTLEINATLGFVVKMLIAFGTVFELPIVILALSLMGVVTPAFLRSKRRHAIVMITVLASFITPGDAITLTIMMMLPLVLLYEFGIFLSVGVYRRKAKKEAEYERSLAPPTDSVEKE; encoded by the coding sequence ATGATAAACCGCAACGCCAAGGGCGAGATGCCCTTTCTGGATCACCTTGAGGAATTCCGTTGGCGGATTCTCTGGGCGATGCTCGCGCTTATCAGCGCGTCGATTCTCTCGTTTGGTCTCGTCTATTACTTCAATGTGCTTGAACTGCTAGTAGAGCCCATTCGCGATGCCTACGATGATCCGAACCTTCGACTGATCTACCTGTCACCGGCCGACCCTTTCTTCGTTACGCTGCGCCTCGCGATTTACGGCGGTGTGATTCTGGCGTTTCCGATCCTGGTTTATCAGGTGTGGGCATTTCTGTCGCCAGCGCTTGAGAAAGATGAACGCCGCGCGATTGTGCCGGCACTCTATCTCGGCCTGTTGCTGTTCATTGGTGGCGTGGCGCTCGCCTACTTCGCGGCGCTTCCCGTTACGCTCGAATTCTTCAAAGCGTTCCTGACCGATTCTATCGAAGGGACTCTGGAGATCAACGCGACGCTCGGCTTTGTGGTGAAGATGCTTATCGCGTTTGGTACGGTCTTCGAGCTTCCGATTGTGATCCTCGCGCTCAGCCTCATGGGCGTCGTGACACCAGCCTTCCTGCGCTCTAAGCGAAGGCACGCAATCGTCATGATCACAGTTCTGGCCAGCTTCATCACGCCGGGCGACGCGATCACGCTGACCATCATGATGATGCTCCCACTCGTGCTGCTCTACGAGTTCGGCATCTTCCTCTCAGTGGGCGTATATCGCCGCAAGGCGAAGAAAGAGGCTGAGTACGAGAGGAGCCTGGCGCCTCCGACCGACTCAGTGGAGAAGGAGTGA
- the nrdR gene encoding transcriptional regulator NrdR, with translation MRCPQCDATENRVVDTRASRGGRAVRRRRECTVCGTRFTTYEYVEERPIQVLKRSGAIEDFDRAKLIGSVKVACAKRPVSASDMEALIDDIEDEFSREAGVEVPSARLGALVMERLKPIDRVAYVRFASVYRNFQDAGEFQEFVDEMAAAQDREEQRRNQVELLI, from the coding sequence ATGCGTTGCCCACAGTGTGACGCGACGGAGAATCGAGTCGTCGATACCCGAGCGAGTCGAGGTGGGCGTGCCGTACGCCGCCGCCGGGAGTGCACCGTCTGTGGTACCCGCTTCACGACGTACGAGTACGTCGAAGAGCGTCCGATTCAGGTGCTCAAGCGCTCGGGTGCAATTGAGGATTTCGATCGAGCCAAGCTAATCGGGAGCGTAAAGGTCGCATGCGCGAAACGGCCAGTGTCGGCATCGGACATGGAGGCGCTCATCGATGACATTGAGGATGAGTTTTCACGAGAAGCCGGGGTAGAGGTACCAAGTGCGCGCCTGGGTGCCCTGGTCATGGAACGACTCAAGCCGATCGATCGCGTCGCATACGTGCGTTTTGCGTCGGTTTATCGGAACTTCCAGGACGCCGGTGAGTTCCAAGAATTCGTCGACGAAATGGCCGCTGCCCAAGACCGGGAGGAGCAGCGGCGCAATCAGGTCGAACTGCTCATTTAG
- a CDS encoding tetratricopeptide repeat protein encodes MDRRLIGRAVTLFVVSAMSGGCAMKGDIRLLQEELRMGSARQDSILTQIRLETLQTQDSLRNQNDQAFELRGDLNRQLQQISQTLVRLEAIAGENQRGLASVRDQLANIRRTPNPRPTTTVTDNSDMTGGGGESLIAGADNPDELWRVAQDQVQRGSLNSATNAFEDFLAQHSTDERVVDGHFHLADILLQQGRPEDALAAFQEIQSLFPTHAKVPDALFRVANIQLQLDDGDGAKVTLERLVNTYPGSTMAMLARDMLEEIG; translated from the coding sequence ATGGATCGACGACTGATCGGCCGTGCAGTGACCCTGTTCGTGGTTTCCGCGATGTCAGGCGGATGCGCCATGAAGGGAGACATTCGCCTGCTCCAGGAGGAGTTACGAATGGGTTCCGCACGTCAGGACTCCATACTGACTCAGATCCGGCTGGAGACACTTCAGACGCAGGACTCTCTGAGGAATCAGAACGATCAGGCGTTTGAGCTTCGTGGTGACTTGAATCGGCAGCTTCAGCAGATCAGTCAGACACTCGTTCGTCTCGAGGCGATCGCCGGTGAAAATCAGCGAGGCCTCGCTTCGGTCCGGGATCAGTTGGCGAACATTCGGCGCACACCGAACCCCCGACCAACCACGACGGTCACCGATAACTCGGATATGACTGGCGGAGGCGGAGAGAGCCTCATCGCCGGCGCCGACAATCCGGATGAATTGTGGCGGGTGGCGCAGGACCAGGTGCAGCGGGGTTCGTTGAACTCAGCGACGAACGCCTTTGAGGATTTCCTCGCGCAGCACTCCACCGATGAAAGAGTGGTCGACGGCCACTTCCACCTGGCTGACATCCTCCTGCAGCAGGGTCGTCCAGAGGATGCGCTTGCCGCGTTCCAGGAAATCCAGTCGCTGTTTCCAACGCATGCCAAGGTGCCTGACGCGCTATTTCGGGTCGCCAACATTCAGCTTCAACTCGATGACGGGGACGGAGCAAAAGTGACGCTCGAACGTCTTGTGAACACGTACCCCGGCTCGACTATGGCCATGCTCGCCCGGGATATGCTCGAAGAGATCGGGTAG
- a CDS encoding OmpA family protein, giving the protein MIVRRFFVMVFAATLLVGACGGDPPPPPPPPQPDADSLAAYNDSVAAAAAERRAEAERVAAEREAEAASQRAMRAARATLEEMVFFDYDMSEIRDDAQTALRAKVDILRASPQVQIRIEGHADDRGSTEYNMALGNRRAEAIRQFLTGFGLAENRFEIVSFGEGRPLQQGSTDSAWARNRRGQFVITAGANAINPAN; this is encoded by the coding sequence ATGATCGTCCGTCGTTTTTTCGTAATGGTTTTTGCAGCCACGCTCCTGGTAGGCGCTTGCGGTGGTGATCCGCCGCCGCCGCCGCCACCACCGCAGCCAGACGCTGATTCGCTTGCGGCCTACAACGACTCCGTAGCAGCCGCAGCGGCTGAACGTCGGGCCGAGGCCGAGCGTGTTGCCGCAGAGCGTGAGGCGGAGGCTGCCAGTCAGCGGGCTATGCGCGCCGCGCGTGCAACGCTCGAAGAGATGGTCTTCTTCGACTACGACATGTCCGAGATTCGTGACGATGCGCAGACCGCGCTTCGTGCGAAGGTCGACATTCTGCGTGCCAGTCCGCAGGTCCAGATCCGCATCGAGGGTCATGCGGATGACCGTGGCTCCACAGAGTACAACATGGCGCTCGGTAATCGTCGCGCCGAAGCGATCCGCCAGTTCCTGACGGGCTTCGGCCTCGCGGAGAACCGGTTCGAGATCGTTTCGTTCGGTGAAGGTCGTCCGCTCCAGCAGGGATCGACTGATTCTGCCTGGGCGCGGAACCGGCGTGGTCAGTTCGTGATCACGGCGGGTGCCAACGCGATCAACCCCGCCAACTGA
- a CDS encoding TonB C-terminal domain-containing protein, protein MTRRGRGLDPFDRWSMGLSALVHASIFSLGWLSTLYDPPQMEFLTYEIDLVSPPPARQAEVPEPATEELVIERPEPEPAPPEPEVEEIVPIPVDDPEPEPDPPPEAPQDPVEDDSPEAAEESVVAAAVDEPEEEPEETGEGLNVRIEGLRRDYPQYYENIIRQIQRCFRWQDGGNWETVLFFNIDREGNALDIEFVTRSGSTGFDYESMDAVECAGQEGRFGALPEDLPYERFPVRFRFRPSGDSEAFFPAAGTPGEVTFER, encoded by the coding sequence ATGACGCGTCGTGGGCGTGGACTTGACCCATTTGACCGATGGTCCATGGGATTGTCTGCCTTGGTGCACGCATCAATTTTCTCGCTGGGGTGGCTGAGCACACTCTATGATCCGCCCCAGATGGAGTTTCTGACCTACGAAATCGATCTGGTGTCACCGCCGCCTGCTCGGCAGGCCGAGGTGCCCGAGCCGGCCACCGAAGAGCTGGTGATAGAGCGGCCAGAGCCGGAGCCGGCACCGCCGGAGCCGGAGGTCGAGGAAATCGTACCAATCCCTGTCGATGACCCTGAGCCCGAGCCTGACCCGCCTCCCGAGGCGCCACAGGACCCAGTCGAGGACGATTCGCCGGAAGCGGCCGAAGAAAGCGTTGTCGCAGCCGCGGTCGATGAGCCTGAGGAAGAGCCGGAAGAGACGGGTGAGGGGCTCAATGTGCGCATTGAGGGCTTGCGGCGTGACTACCCTCAGTACTATGAGAACATCATCCGCCAGATCCAGCGATGCTTCCGCTGGCAGGATGGGGGGAATTGGGAAACGGTCCTGTTTTTCAACATCGACCGCGAAGGGAATGCGCTGGATATCGAGTTCGTGACGCGGTCGGGCAGTACCGGGTTCGACTACGAGTCGATGGACGCCGTGGAATGTGCGGGCCAGGAGGGGCGCTTTGGAGCATTGCCCGAAGATCTTCCCTATGAACGATTCCCCGTCCGATTCCGGTTTCGACCATCGGGCGATTCTGAAGCATTCTTTCCGGCCGCTGGGACTCCTGGCGAGGTGACGTTCGAACGATGA